The DNA segment TCTCCGTCCAgacggcagagaaataaattcctGCAACAATGGGTGATCAGGGCGAGACAGGATGGACCGAGCCTTCTGAAGGACTCGTCTGTCAAAGatctctgagagacagagctgctgctgccaattATCTTGTTGGCATCTCTCACAATTTTGAACAggcaatttttgtttttgtgtgtgtttgtttgtgtgtgtttgtttgtgtttgtttgtttgtgtgtgtttgtttgtgtttgtttgtttgtttgtgtttgtttgtgtgtgtgtttgtgtgtgtttgtttgtttgtgtgtgtgtttgtttgtgtttgtttgtttgtgtgtgtgtgtttgtttgtgtgtgtttgtgtgtgtttgtttgtgtgtgtgtgtgtgtttgtgtgtgtttgtttgtgtttgtttgtgtgtgtgtgtgtgtgtttgtttgtgtgtttgtttgtgtttgtttgtttgtgtgtgtttttgtgtgtgtttgtttgtgtgtgtgtgtttgttcgtgtgtttgtttgtgtttgtttgtttgtttgtgtgtgtttgtgtgtttgtgtttgtttgtttgtgtgtgtttgtgtttgtttgtgtttgtttgtttgtttgtgtgtgtttgtgtgtgtttgtgtttgtttgtttgtgtgtgtgtgtgtttgtgtgtgtttatttgtgtttgtttgtgtgtgtttgtgtttgtttgtgtttgtttgtgtgtgtttgtgtttgtttgtgtgtgtgtgtttgtgtgtttgtgtttgtttgtttgtttgtttgtatgtgtttgtgtgtgtgtgtttgtttgtgtttgtttgtttgtgtgtgtgtttgtttgtgtttgtgtgtgtttgtttgtttgtgtgtgtttgtgtgtgtttgtttgtgtgtgtttgtttgtgtttgtttgtttgtgtgtgtgtgtttgtttgtgtttgtgttgtaacCGGTCGTCTCGCCGCAGGTCACATTGGCATCGCCGTTCCTGATGTTTACGCCGCCTGCAAATTATTCGAAGAGCAAAAAGTGACGTTTGTCAAGAAACCAGACTCAGGTGAGGCGGAAAACAGTTCCatgtcactttgtctgtttgtgtctgtatttaaaCACAAGTTTACAGTTTAAAGAATCAGCTCATAATTAtgtaatttatataaatattttttaaaatgttcagtcaTTTCCTAAAAATGGAGgaattgttgtttgttggggaTTTTCAGCGGTGTTTGAATCCATATTGAAATTAAAAGGAAGCTTCACGTGTCACTGATTAACTGTTTGTtgataagaagaagaaatataaaatattatctaCGTTATACTTCAAATCAAAACATGTCGAGTCTGAAGAGACGTGGTCacgtttgttttgtctgaaccTTATTACAAAAAGCATCAAACATTCCCAACTTGTCTCCACGTGTTGTTTGAGTTTGGACCAGGAGGTGGCGCTCAGGTTCAAGCGTCCGTCAGCAGGTCGTGGGTTCATTGTGACGATCTAACCTCCGTGTTTGTCTCTCGCAGGTAAGATGAAGGACCTGGCCTTCGTTCAGGATCCTGACGGATACTGGATCGAGATTTTAAGTCCCAACAACATGGTGTCCTTAATGTCGCCGTGAAGCAGAGACGCTGCAGAtgaacagaataataataatgatacagaaataaagtttattatgaTGCTGGATGAATGTTTACATGACAAACCTCCCACATAAACAATTCAATCAGCTCCTGCtcgacttcttcttcttcttctgtcgtttaaattacattttttgagtTTCACATTAGAGAAGTTTGATGGAAACGACAAAAAATttattaatattgtatttttacagtaaattactgtctaataattacagtaaattcACAGTAATTAGTTTACAGTAATgtactgtgtttctacagtattactgtaaaatacagtatttcaaTGTTAAATTGTAAATTTACAACGATAGAAAAACACAGTACTGTcgtgtgttttcacagtaagCACAGAATTACGGttaatcttaattttttttaaataaaacataaaacacatgtgTAAAATGTCCCCATGTGATGTCAGGTGATAAATCTGTTAGTTAGTTTTCACCTTTTGTGtgatgatatatttttatttcacacaaataaaaatattgattacagtGTGTTAATCAGTGTAAAGACGCGTCGAGCATGAagtgttctttgtgtttttgtggtttactgttgttgtttggcCTTTGACCTCGTCTTTGTCCTCACACGGTGTCCGTCCTCTGcattgtctgcctgtctctgtgtgtctctacgTAAAGCGCTGACCCGGCTCATGTCACCCTTTTTTCCCGCTGCTCACTTCAAAGCGGCGTCCCAGCGTGAGAACCGTGTCGGCTGACCGGTGGCGGATTTACGGCCCGCGGAGCTCGTTCCCAGGCCTGTCAGCCTCTAATCCTCCATTCAGCTGGAAGTGACGCCGGCTTCTTCTCTGGGAGGATTTAACGGGCGCTGCCGTGATTTCAGAGTGTAAATCAACTGAAGATGaaggcagaggagtgtgtgtgtgtgtgtgtgtggttcagagATATTATCTCCATGATATTTTAGTCATTAGTGATCCTGATAGTTCTTAATATCTTTATTTGGTACTCCTTGTTGTCGGGTCAAACTGAAGTTTGTTTTCACCTTTTGGCTGAAAACAAACGCCGTCAGCAGTGAGTTGTTGTTCGCAGTGAGCTAACAGCTCCGAACCCGACGTTAGTCGGGATGGGAACTGATCTGATTTTTATGATTCCGATTcctttatcgattctgcttaacgattcgattctttatcgattctgcttaacgattcgattctttatcgattctcatttggtaaaaaaaggagaacgaacagtttgatcagcatcagcTTTGTTgagttagaagtatcacgaccttacaaaaccaacagcgaggtcaaaagagcccacagcctggataatagtaacgatgtgtaactaccttccgtagtaaccacagagctggtcatagcctggctgctgctgctgctaggttgagattcatctccagtccgaagcgtgtcaaaaacacgacattcatttcaaaatgttacatgttgtgtgcacaaatgtttctgcatgttcgtcgtgttccctcctgaCGCTGTTAcctccactttgcaatgattgcaagtcgccctgttgacgtctgttttggtgaaatggagccaaactttggagcgtttgaacgagtgggtgacattgttactactgattgcactgcacgtgagaaacttgtgtaagttacgtggcgtaattagtcgtgcctgctggaatcgagcgtgcgtaacttcttgtggaagttacgtgacgtaattcgtgctttctggaatcgataagagaatcgttaaCAGCTACAAACCCGacgttagcagtgagctaacagCTCAGACCTACTCTTCCCACAGTTTTAGTCGCACGAACAAAAGCTAGAGTCACGTGACCGAGGAAAATCTGTCTGAAGAATAATTTCAAACTGCTCTCACGGCCACAGATTTCCCTCGACAGACATAATTTTAACATCGGGTCGTCGGACAATTTGTGCTGCTCGCTCACACGTTACTGTTGGAGCGGTCAGATTTATAGTTTTAGCTCAAATAGCACAGAAGCGTCAGGATCGCCCACCAACCGCCCCATTTATTCCCATATTAAAtgagagcagaaacagatgAGCCAGCTCTTTAACTCACTCCAGAGAACATGTTTCTAACTTTAACCACACAAATTCAATATGTCGACGTTCAGGACGATCTGAGGATGCTTAAAATCATCTCCGTTCATCGATGCGACCTACGGTTTGGAAATTGCGGTTGCTCGTTCGAAGTGTGCTTCAACTTTCACagttttgactgactgactgctgtttgtcgctctgctctgattggtcggccAGTTGCCGGGCGGGAAACCCCtcgctaaagtagctaactgctaattagctGTCTGCCcctttgtttttaattctttcatgctaagctaatcacTATTAATCACTAATCGCTTATAAAGTGTCGAACTGTCTCTTTAAGCAGCTCAAACTTTACgaccttaaaaataaaaacacgtcAGCAGCTGAAGTCTGACGACAGTAGCACTTTTGTTACTTcgtctttatttctttgtaaaaagagacacacagtttaaacagaaaaaacgCTTAGTGTGTTTACAATCATCATCGTGTTAATCTTCATCGCAGTCAGAGTCCGTGCTCGTTAGTCGGGTTAAACTTCAGTGAGTCATCTCAGGCAAACTTTGGTTCATCGTCTTCTGTCGTGTGGTCgcagtttaaataaagtttgaaggTTTTATAAAGAGAAAGGGTTCAAACCAACGATGTGTccgacttcctgtctgtggaaACCCATCACTTCCTACCGGAGAcgtaaacctttaaaaacaaactcacaaaccCAGGAAatatttgttggggactattttcagcggtggatgaaTCCACGTTTGGTGGATTGATCCTAAACTACAGTGACGTGTTTTAATGACGCGTTCATGTTTATCAAAGTTAAACAAAGAATTTAGGGTAGTTTGTTCACGTGAAGTCGTCGCACGTTAATGAAGAGGAGCGCTTGTTTTGTTAGTCAGAACGCTCCGACCTCGGTGCCCCACGGTCGGTACGGTTTACTGCTGCTGTGCGGAgtctgggaggaggaggaggaggaggaggaggagatgggaggactggtggtggcggtggtgaaagaggaaggagggatgatGGGGAAACCTCCGTGGAGAGTGATGGGAAATGATGccgagagggagaggagggaggcggAGAGAGGAGTGGGAGTGCAGGGGAGGAcgagagacgaggaggaggaggaaggagaggaggaggaggtggtggagtctgcgaaggaggagaaggaggagcttCGCTGGGTGGCTCCACCTCCTCCGGCGTCCGTAGTCAGTCCGTACGAGGCGGCCGGCATAGGGCGGAACGCGGCCGCGGTGGCGACGGCGGCGGCTGCAGCGGCGGCCCAGTGATGAGGGTGGAAGGGGTGAGGTAAAGggggaggctgctgctgctggtgggggtggtgctggtggtgggggTGATGTGGCGAATGGGAGGTCATGGAGAGGGCGGCGGCGTCGCGTTGGGAGACGCAGGAGGTGAGGTGGGAGAGGAGGCGGGAGCGCAACGGGTCGCTGGAGTCCAAACCCTCCACAGAGCTCAGGTAACGGGAAACCTCCGTCACACACTCCCTGAAGCCCAGAGACAGGAAGTCCAGAGCCAGAGCGTGGGCGTCAAAGtaacctgcagagagacaggcaggcagggagacaggcagagagagagacagacagggagagagagagagagagagagagagacagagagagacagacagagagagagacagggagagagagagagacagagagagagagagacagacagacagacagacagagagagagacaggcagggagagagagacagacagagagagagagacagacagggagagagagagacagacagacagacagacagagagagagacaggcagggagagagagagacagacagagagagacaggcagggagagagagagacagacagggagagagagacagagagtgagagagagacagacagggagagagagagagagacagggagagagagagacagacagggagagagagagagagagagacagacagagagagacagacagagagagacagacagagagagagagagacagacagagacagacagagagagagagagacagacagggagagagacagacagacagagagagagacagagattttatttgtacagcaatattaatgttaataaaatgtcatgtcatcatCTCACAGTGAAAAAACACGGGAagcaatataaaaataaaacctgttaacatgaataaatactctgataaaacaaaataaaagcaaagtataataaaatatacagacacacactaaccaacaaaataaatcaaagtattagattcaaataattaaacagttgaaataaataatacagcaaacTGTAACGTACCCCTTCAAAAAGtcatactaataataataacagtaactTTACTGATACAGAGTTTACAGAGCTCTGACAGACAACAGGAATATTTACGAACACggtaagaagaaaaagaattaaatgaataaatatatacataagtGCTTATTTTGGCTTCTGACAGCCTCTTTCTTAAAGATTAAATTCCTTTTTGTTGAACCAGTAAAACCTTTGATCGTCTCTTTACAGCCTCCGTTCacaagaagtttttttttgttgacgtCTGACTTTAAGCCTTCGATCGAGGCAGCGGGGATCGCCCGTAGCTCATTAGCTGTTTTGTAGCATCcagttttattaattattcagtATAATAATTTAGATTTATTCACGATGAACTGATGTACGACAGAGGAACGCtttgcagagagaaataaaagcgCCACATTGGTCCCGTTAGCGTCCgagctaacgtgctaacgtgAGGTTACTGTTTTTGCCGGTGTCGTGTCAGAGCAGGAGCCGGGGAAGGAGAGCGTGAGCGAGCccgagtacagctgtccatgtttACCACGGTGGAAGTGATCACATGACCTCTCTGTGGCGATCAGCTGACTGTGTGTTACCCAAACAAACGGCCTGTGAACGCAGCCagcacctcctccctcccccaccaccgccgccgccggcTTCATGAAAGCCGACAGCGCTGCTCAGGGTCAAGTGGAGCTTTTATCCCTGCAGAGATTTTCCcatggacgcacacacacacacacacacacacacacacacactgctgacatcACCGACAAACCAAAGTGACTTCAGAGAACTAGACGCGTCACCTCGCGTCTCGTGAGAacctgctgagcccggttctgtctGTATGTTCTGGTTACCTTTCCCTCCGGTGGCCTGCAGAACCTTCAGATGGTCCACGGTCATCTGAAGAATCTCAGCCTTCTCCAGTTTAGCCGAAccctgaagagaaaaacaagttaaagaTGAAACCATGATGAAAAAGACTAAAGATCTACTGAACGACTGATACAACACAATGAATtcataaatatgatttaaacacataaatataaatataataaatcagaaatgacataataaataacatagCTAACGATCTACGTTTTATTTCCTCGACGAAACgacttcattttgttttctcaagatcttaaattaattattaaagtttCGTTATCTTCAGATTTCCCGAAATTATCCCATtacttcttatttatttgttatatttgttatttccACATGAACTCTCATCACGACACAATTTGATAATGATAATTTATCGTCTCCGTCATATGTACCGTAACTCATTAGCTGTTTTGTAGCATCcagttttattaatttattcagtataataatttatatttattcagtataataatttatatttattcagtataataatttatatttattcagtacgacagaagaaataaaaatgtctccCTTAAGAAAACAGATTTGTCCCGTTAGCGTCCGAGCTAACGCGCTAACGTTACCTCGCCTCTTGTGAGCTGTGTGGATGAATCTTGCCGTCACTTCCGGTCAGTGACCGGACCTTCAAGAACCAACAGAGCTCAACAGAACAGAGGCTGAGCAGCAGGAGTCAGTCACCTGGTTCTGTTCGGACCTCGTGGCGTGACTCACCTGCTTCTCGAAGGCGGTGGGGACGAGCCTCCGTAACTCGGACAGACTGTTGTTGATTCTGTCTCTGCGTCTCTTCTCGATGATCTGACGGAGGAAAcgataaaaacatttgaacgcGTCAGTCAGACGTGATGCCATCGTCGGCGCTCTGACATCATCGATGACCTCACCCCTCTGCGCTTCTTCCTCGCCATCACTTGAGTGGTTGTGGTCGGCGAGCCACACCTGATGAAGGACGCCTTCACGTGCCTGAACACAAGAAGAGAAGTGAGTGAAATAAacttcagtttgatttaaaagttACCTGACAAAGAATAAAACGATGCAAAGATACAAAACTGaagaattaaaacatgaaataaagtcacacacaaaaaaaaaatagctgtttTACAGACAAATATTCAATTTCTGGATCGTTGATTTGCCCAAAAAGTacctttattttgaatatttccattttaggTTGTTTTATATTGAACTTAACGTCTACGGAACCCCCGAGCAGTCATACGtacatttcctctgttttcttgtcattattttgaaatgacaaaCGTCGTTATCCCGAGATAACGGGATCATTCTCTCGAGTTTACCAAGTttattaatttgagatctcgagaaaactaTAGACTACTACTAAACTATATAGATAACTTGTTACTGACTGCTGAGGGCTTCCATACATCAACATCTCAGAGACAAATATCATTTTTACTGCActtcatttattaaacaaaaactatataaaacatgatgcatcaataataataataataataataataacagaaacaacactgacttcagtttctttagtattttatttttaaataacgTTACGGAGACCCTGTTTCTTTTTGGGGCGTCGTTGAAAAggattgtgggaaatgtaggaaatgtACGGAGTCAACAGATAATtgatgtaatcagattacatttttaaaatgtgtcattagaTTATAGTTACTTTGTCGAGGATTACTGGAAAATATGACGGtttaatgaatttaattaaactgtaaatactgaaaacaaaatcaaaaaaattaatttgtggaacttttttttttttagcataacGTGAAATatttgtaatctgattacttttatttactgatTCCAAAAAGATCCCTTGTCATGTCAGAGTCCTAATTTAAATTAGACATTAAAAAACTTCTTTACTTTAATCTGGACGTGCAAACTCTGATGTGATTTCATATTTATAATTAAGTATATtgatttttcaaataaataacatttgaacagttttatgttctttaatctttttttctggaCACTTCGTAAACGTGACAGCAAATTGTAGAACTGATTCAGAATTATAAAGGTCACATAATTCACATGAAGTCataaacaaattattaaattcaataattaaattcaaattatttgtGAACTCAGATAAACTAAAGTCTAAagaacttttattatttttggaacaggaaactttaattaaatcatGGCACATCATCATGTGACAGAATTAAAAGATTCAGAATCATTTTTAAGCTTTAACACCACGTGCTTgaagttatattttatatgataaTACACATTATTATATAAAGTTTTAAAGAGCCCGGTTCCTTCCACACTCACCCCGGATAAATGCTCTCACTGCCCACATCGATGGTCTCATCCTCCACGTCACTTTCTGCCGAGCTGCTGTCCTCACACGGCCGCTTCATGGTGCACGGACGGCGGGCAGAGCTGTCTGTCTCCACCCGGGGAGGAGGTGTGGAGGTCTGGTAAAAGTTTCTCACCTCCTCTGAAcacaaattaacttttttaGTACTTTCAGTTTAGTCTGTTTAATGCAGAAAGTTTCTGATCCGAGGAGACATGATGCAaaactttttctgtgtttaaagttCATAAAGCTCCAGGAATTCTTCTTCTCCAGCGGTGCGTGTCCGGTAAATAGTCCGGGGCAGGTGGCTCGTGTGTCGGCTGCAGACTGGACTGGTGACCGgtgtgctcctcctcctcctccaccaccacctcctccactggAGCTTTCCCACGGAGCCTgggagccacacacacacacacacacacacacacacacacacgtgcacgcgcACAGTGGACCCGCCCACGTGCACTCAAACACAACTTTGAGATGGAAGATTTGTGCAGCAGTCTCTGCAGGGCTGGACCTCCTGATAACACCgcctgtctgctgcttcagacggagtgtgtgtgtgtgtgtgtgtgtgtgtgtgtgtgtgtgagtgtgtgtgtgtgtgagtgtgtgtgtgtgtgtgtgtgtgtgtgtgagtgtgtgtgtgtgtgagtgtgtgtgtgtgtgtgtgagtgtgtgtgtgggaatgaGGCCACTTCTGACAGTCAGAACATTATATAAGGCCACAGGCTACTTAGCTTAGCTAGAACTTCACTAATAGAGTCTAAGCTAATTAGAAGCTACCTAGCTAGCAGGTCACGAGACTGTTagcaaaatgctaatgttagcaaaatgctACCTGCATCAGACAGCAGTAgttaaaattatatattatataNNNNNNNNNNNNNNNNNNNNNNNNNNNNNNNNNNNNNNNNNNNNNNNNNNNNNNNNNNNNNNNNNNNNNNNNNNNNNNNNNNNNNNNNNNNNNNNNNNNNNNNNNNNNNNNNNNNNNNNNNNNNNNNNNNNNNNNNNNNNNNNNNNNNNNNNNNNNNNNNNNNNNNNNNNNNNNNNNNNNNNNNNNNNNNNNNNNNNNNNNNNNNNNNNNNNNNNNNNNNNNNNNNNNNNNNNNNNNNNNNNNNNNNNNNNNNNNNNNNNNNNNNNNNNNNNNNNNNNNNNNNNNNNNNNNNNNNNNNNNNNNNNNNNNNNNNNNNNNNNNNNNNNNNNNNNNNNNNNNNNNNNNNNNNNNNNNNNNNNNNNNNNNNNNNNNNNNNNNNNNNNNNNNNNNNNNNNNNNNNNNNNNNNNNNNNNNNNNNNNNNNNNNNNNNNNNNNNNNNNNNNNNNNNNNNNNNNNNNNNNNNNNNNNNNNNNNNNNNNNNNNNNNNNNNNNNNNNNNNNNNNNNNNNNNNNNNNNNNNNNNNNNNNNNNNNNNNNNNNNNNNNNNNNNNNNNNNNNNNNNNNNNNNNNNNNNNNNNNNNNNNNNNNNNNNNNNNNNNNNNNNNNNNNNNNNNNNNNNNNNNNNNNNNNNtataaatatatatatatatatatatataacattagctaacattagctcacaaAAAACAATGTTAGCTTTGCAttctgctaatgttagcagttagcttcATTAGCTAAAGGCAGATTAAgatagcagcagttaattagcagttagctgcttTAGGCTAAAGCTAAATGCAAAATGCTACCTGCATCACCCAGCAGTagttaaaattatatataatataataagttagctaatgttatgaTATGTTAGCTTACATAAAACAATGTTAGCTTTGCAttctgctaatgttagcagttagcttcATTAGCTGAaggcagattcagttagcagcagttaattagcagttagctgcttTAGGCTGAAGCTATCCGTCCACCAGGGCGACATTAAAGAAGTCAAACTCGTTAACGTTGGCTTAATGTAGCTACAAGGTGAAATGCTGCTAATACGTAATAATGACTCAGCATTGTTAGcgtgctaacatgttagcatccTGTCATTAGCTCAGTGGAGTctgaagaaacagacaaaaatagaaaaagagagagagtgtgtgtgtgtgtgtgtgtgtgtgtgtgtgtgtgagtgtgaaacgTTCCCACACTGAAACCCAATCATCGTGTGAGagaggtcagacacacacacacacacacacacacacacacacacacacatttaagcgGCTGTCTTTTCACACCTACTAATCTTTTTTGCTACACAACAAGAGTTTAATGTAGAAttataacagacacacacacacacacacacacgctctctctcaTTGGCTGAACTCGTCTCACTAACAGTCTTTATTAAACCACAAGTTAGCATCGAGCTAGCATCGAGTTAGCATCGAGCTAGCATCAGCGTCTacctgagtcagttcagttagctacacggctgaccgagctaaccacagttagcggCTCACTGCTTATCGATCTTTACATCAAGTAatgctagctaatgttagcattgaGCTAatatggagggaaaaaaactaaTGTGATTAGCTAGTAGCTTTACATCCAAGCTAACTAAAATAGCTAatattagcagttagctgcattagctATATCTCAAAACTAGTAAAATCTACAACTTTAGCTtatattagcagttagctatgttagcagttagctacattagcactagctccaaACCAACTGGATCCTCAGTGTTAGCTGCTTTGTTATATTAGCTTCAGCTCTATTGCTGCTTATCAACGTCTGTAAATCATCCAGTACTgtcacgttattccctgttggtccctgtgctccaacccggtccggtccagctgcctagcccggttctgttagcatgctaaggGCAGAttcagctagcagcagctactTAGCGGTTAGCTGCTTTAGCAAGTTGGTTAGACTGcagctatctgtccatcaggacgACGTTAAAGAAgtcaaactcaaacatctgaTTTAACTAAAATATAATGTTACGGACACGTTAACGTTAAACGTTAAAGTTAATTATAATGTTACGGACACGTTAACGTTAGACATGAAAGTTAAACATAATGTTATGGACACGTTAACgttaaacattaaagttaaacataatgttacggacacgttaacgttaaagttaaatataatgTTACGGACACGTTAACGTTAAAGTTAAACATAATGTTACGGACACGTTACTGTTAGACATGAAAGTTAAACATAATGTTACGGACACGTTGACGTTAAACGTTAAAGTTAAACATAATGTTACGGACACGTTGACGTTAGACATGAGAGTTAAACATAATGTTACGGACACGTTGATGTTAAACGTTAAAGTTAAACATGATGTTATGGACACGTTACTGTTAGACATGAAAGTTAAACATAATGTTACGGACACGTTAACGTTAGACATGAAAGTTAAACATAATGTTACGGACACGTTAACGTTAGACATGAAAGTTAAACATAATGTTACGGACACGTTAAACTAcagctatctgtccatcaggacgACGTTAAAGTCAAACTCTGATGAACATGAACACTTAAAGTACAGTTTAAGCTGCagccaacagtgtgtgtgtg comes from the Larimichthys crocea isolate SSNF chromosome VI, L_crocea_2.0, whole genome shotgun sequence genome and includes:
- the hey2 gene encoding hairy/enhancer-of-split related with YRPW motif protein 2, with amino-acid sequence MKRPCEDSSSAESDVEDETIDVGSESIYPGHVKASFIRCGSPTTTTQVMARKKRRGIIEKRRRDRINNSLSELRRLVPTAFEKQGSAKLEKAEILQMTVDHLKVLQATGGKGYFDAHALALDFLSLGFRECVTEVSRYLSSVEGLDSSDPLRSRLLSHLTSCVSQRDAAALSMTSHSPHHPHHQHHPHQQQQPPPLPHPFHPHHWAAAAAAAVATAAAFRPMPAASYGLTTDAGGGGATQRSSSFSSFADSTTSSSSPSSSSSSLVLPCTPTPLSASLLSLSASFPITLHGGFPIIPPSSFTTATTSPPISSSSSSSSSQTPHSSSKPYRPWGTEVGAF